Proteins from a single region of Syngnathus scovelli strain Florida chromosome 7, RoL_Ssco_1.2, whole genome shotgun sequence:
- the LOC125972396 gene encoding somatostatin-2, producing the protein MKMCWSTSWCLPVLLLVACVSSDTLTRNNARRGATLGSYKQDWPGPSLAEAVLWDLLQMANEATEADERRNGVGGAEELPPVGRVGGGERDLPVPLGPRERKAGCKNFFWKTFTSC; encoded by the exons ATGAAGATGTGTTGGTCCACCTCGTGGTGCCTCCCGGTGCTCCTACTCGTCGCGTGCGTCTCCTCAGACACGCTCACGCGCAACAACGCCAGACGCGGCGCAACACTCGGCTCCTACAAACAG GACTGGCCGGGTCCGTCCCTGGCGGAGGCGGTCCTCTGGGACCTCCTCCAGATGGCCAACGAGGCGACGGAGGCGGATGAGCGGCGGAACGGCGTCGGGGGTGCCGAGGAGCTGCCGCCCGTCGGCCGCGTCGGCGGCGGTGAACGCGACCTTCCTGTGCCGCTGGGCCCTCGCGAGCGCAAAGCGGGATGCAAGAACTTCTTCTGGAAAACATTCACGTCCTGCTGA
- the sst1.2 gene encoding somatostatin 1.2 has translation MRPHERSLLAFVMCLLACGPAASSQPEARPDGDGDRELQLELELELRRHRMAQQAAHGADDLPQDWSERVAEELLERMSPPRAESRRTPDLFSARMPAERSVEPANNLPPRERKAGCKNFYWKGFTSC, from the exons ATGCGCCCACACGAGCGATCCCTGCTGGCGTTCGTCATGTGCTTGCTGGCGTGCGGCCCGGCCGCTTCGTCTCAACCCGAGGCGCGGCCGGACGGCGACGGTGATCGGGAGCTGCAGCTGGAGCTGGAACTGGAGCTGCGTCGCCACCGGATGGCGCAACAAGCAGCTCACGGCGCTGACGACCTGCCGCAG GATTGGAGCGAGCGAGTGGCCGAGGAGCTGCTGGAGAGGATGTCACCCCCACGGGCCGAAAGCCGGCGGACGCCCGATCTCTTCTCGGCCAGGATGCCGGCCGAGCGCTCGGTGGAGCCCGCCAACAACTTGCCCCCCCGCGAGCGCAAGGCTGGATGCAAGAACTTCTACTGGAAGGGCTTCACTTCCTGTTAG
- the col4a3 gene encoding collagen alpha-5(IV) chain — protein sequence MLVVSVTRGRALLEPLLQMMLMLMLLTTSSACECSRKWPCHCEGVKGQKGEAGYRGYDGLPGLIGYPGNEGGQGPDGLEGQRGSAGHPGLKGSRGVPGPSGFPGPPGLPGLPGSEGSAGQTGLPGCNGTKGSDGLPGFPGLPGLVGLPGRPGPPGEKGDSPFFPYSAEIKGAQGPRGLDGDKGLSGELGPPGFPGPSGPAGLSGRPGSPGSPGEKGQEGPSPVSPGPQGLKGRRGPVGIPGPKGSKLYVEGPKELKGEPGDVGPKGCAGLPGPAGRSGTKGEQGQRGEPGSPGKAGKDGLPGELGQTGEPGPRGFVGPPGIDGGQGEKGDFGPPGLPGEISWNYAFVKGRKGTAGLPGSTGAPGEPGLVGFPGPQGEQGVGPTGQPGPPGPPGFMGPKGEKGQNGPVVIGPPGPPGVPGSSGPMGEPGEPGIPDFLPGAIGPPGTKGRKGLTGPPGTRGREGPEGEKGVLCLVCPVVVGASGPPGQPGEPGADGLRGELGAPGSKGERGLKGMAGAPGPRGLFGIQGPPGSPGLTGDPGTMRRYGQKGEVGKPGDVGAPGLEGRDGLPGMGGPKGSPGPKGNPGQGLKGFRGPVGVTGPRGPPGQMGPLGPPGIGAPGPPGPPGTVGVLGQSGDPGKPGEKGSPGKIISSPGDPGQKGAKGSSGNPGSEGVMGPPGILGSGGLKGERGQRGFTVQGPQGFPGVKGSKGLAGAPGVPSYGSKGRSGPSGPPGKHGSKGDAGFGFPGQQGQLGPQGEQGSVGAPGSQGPQGSVGLPGYAGQVGAPGPKGFRGLDGFPGPPGPVGSCSPGALGPVGQQGPIGVIGFSGGRGFKGEKGGPGLPGMGAIGPQGPFGVPGFDGTPGPQGSTGMKGQTGSPGQPGRPGVTGDFGPPGPRGSPGNLGRPGEPGIPGPKGEEGVNGTAGFQGPHGPQGARGETGPKGMQTTVQMFGDPGDLGEPGPLGLTGAKGSQGSLGPPGLDGTNGKPGRAGPQGPRGEAGRDGETGPPGSCGLLGNSGELGKPGCKGEKGSAGPCGEPGLVGNEGPGGLKGVKGEPSLPGPGPKGYPGEKGQPGCAGPTGLKGVLGDRGNFGPPGDRGPCGPKGNAGPPGCRGPPGSPGEKACDGPPGVNGPPGPSGLTGNKGPPGNPGPSGPRGSQGQDGIPGPAGEKGAMGEPGIGARGAEGTKGPPGCVGEKGAPGTCGHPGPSGPAGNPGCPGPPGFPGPPGLHGRPGPCTEGEKGGKGLPGERGPRGPPGCRGPPGPPGSGLKGEKGSKGETGGTGSPGCHGEPGPPGMPGPDGAQGAPGRKGYMGLTGATGPVGTKGDDGPAGIKGSPGPAGPRGRQGQRGKDVSREVLVSAGDQGLPGDPGPPGQPGITGMPGGTGAPGPKGGRGLTGPTGGGGLTGQKGDTGDRGEPGKKGVTGPPGPAGAKGPRGPPGSCVDTPEKDGFLFSRHSQSTAVPECPSGSVQVYSGFSLLFINGNNRAHGQDLGALGSCLPRFTTMPFLFCNTDSTCRYAARNDYSYWLSTDQSGVSAMPFISGPLLKNYISRCAVCESATNVMTVHSQTRLLPDCPLGWDSLWSGFSFVMETGVGAEGSGQPLSSPGSCLESFRKIPFIECHGRGTCNFYTDSYSYWLAALDPRHMFSKPEPRTEAGDLPENLISRCRVCSKRP from the exons ATGCTGGTTGTGTCTGTCACGCGGGGGCGCGCCCTCCTAGAGCCGCTGCTGCAGATGATGCTGATGCTGATGCTCCTCACCACCAGCTCG GCGTGCGAGTGCAGCAGGAAGTGGCCGTGTCATTGCGAGGGGGTCAAAGGTCAGAAG GGAGAGGCCGGTTACCGGGGATACGACGGCCTTCCTGGACTCATCGGTTACCCTGGCAACGAGGGCGGCCAAGGACCGGACGGACTGGAG GGTCAGCGGGGCTCGGCGGGACACCCGGGACTCAAAGGCTCTCGG gGTGTTCCAGGCCCTTCGGGTTTTCCCGGCCCTCCTGGCCTTCCG GGACTTCCAGGCAGCGAAGGCTCAGCGGGCCAAACGGGACTCCCAGGATGCAACGGCACCAAG GGTTCGGACGGCCTCCCCGGCTTCCCCGGACTCCCAGGACTGGTCGGCCTGCCC GGTCGCCCGGGACCGCCAGGAGAAAAG GGAGACTCGCCATTCTTTCCATATTCCGCTGAGATTAAAGGCGCACAAGGACCACGAGGACTAGATGGAGACAAG GGATTGAGCGGAGAGCTGGGCCCTCCGGGCTTCCCGGGACCTTCTGGACCTGCTGGACTTTCT GGACGTCCGGGGTCGCCGGGGTCGCCGGGAGAGAAG GGTCAAGAGGGTCCCAGTCCAGTCAGCCCAGGTCCACAAGGGCTGAAG GGACGTCGCGGACCTGTCGGTATCCCGGGCCCGAAAGGAAGCAAATTGTATGTGGAGGGGCCCAAAGAACTGAAG GGCGAACCCGGTGATGTTGGACCCAAAGGTTGCGCTGGACTTCCT GGTCCAGCGGGAAGATCGGGGACTAAAGGCGAGCAAGGCCAGCGAGGGGAGCCGGGCTCACCG GGAAAAGCAGGAAAGGACGGCCTCCCTGGAGAACTGGGGCAAACG GGAGAACCGGGGCCTCGGGGCTTTGTGGGTCCCCCGGGCATCGATGGAGGACAG GGCGAGAAAGGCGACTTTGGTCCTCCTGGTCTTCCGGGCGAG ATATCCTGGAATTACGCATTTGTGAAAGGGCGCAAAGGGACTGCCGGGCTTCCTGGATCAACAGGAGCACCTGGAGAGCCAG GACTTGTGGGCTTTCCCGGACCCCAGGGCGAGCAAG GGGTGGGTCCGACTGGTCAGCCGGGCCCTCCGGGGCCACCGGGCTTCATGGGACCCAAAGGAGAGAAAGGGCAAAATGGGCCTGTAGTCATTGGGCCTCCTGGACCTCCAGGGGTCCCCGGGAGTTCTGGACCCATGGGAGAACCAGGAGAGCCAGGAATACCAG ACTTCCTGCCAGGCGCCATCGGACCTCCTGGCACCAAAGGTCGTAAAGGCCTTACCGGACCTCCCGGGACCAGAGGGCGGGAAGGCCCGGAAG GTGAGAAGGGGGTGCTCTGCTTGGTCTGTCCTGTTGTTGTGGGGGCCTCCGGACCACCAGGTCAACCGGGGGAACCAGGTGCAGATGGGCTGagag GAGAACTTGGTGCTCCGGGCTCCAAAGGCGAGAGAGGTCTGAAAGGTATGGCTGGAGCACCTGGGCCACGG GGTCTCTTTGGTATCCAAGGACCGCCAGGATCGCCTGGTCTCACAGGTGATCCCGGCACCATGAGGCGGTAtgggcagaaaggggaagttGGGAAACCAGGAGACGTTGGAGCGCCGGGCCTTGAGGGCCGAGATGGACTTCCTGGAATGGGAGGACCAAAAGGCAGCCCGGGACCAAAGGGGAACCCT GGACAAGGACTCAAAGGTTTCAGGGGTCCTGTTGGAGTGACTGGTCCCAGAGGACCACCGGGACAAATGGGGCCGCTTGGGCCGCCAGGCATCGGGGCTCCTGGACCGCCAGGACCACCAGGGACTGTCGGAGTTTTGGGCCAGTCTGGAGATCCCGGTAAACCAG GTGAAAAAGGTTCTCCTGGTAAAATCATAAGCAGCCCGGGAGATCCTGGCCAGAAAGGAGCGAAGGGATCGTCTGGCAATCCTGGATCAGAAG GGGTGATGGGACCTCCTGGAATTCTGGGATCGGGCGGTCTGAAGGGAGAAAGAGGACAAAGAGGATTTACTGTCCAGGGTCCTCAAGGATTTCCAGGAGTCAAAG GATCCAAAGGCCTGGCAGGAGCTCCAGGTGTTCCAAGTTATGGAAGTAAGGGCCGCTCAGGACCATCGGGACCACCGGGGAAACATGGCTCCAAG GGCGATGCTGGCTTTGGCTTTCCTGGCCAGCAGGGCCAATTGGGTCCCCAAGGAGAGCAAGGCTCTGTAGGAGCACCGGGGTCTCAAGGGCCCCAAGGATCTGTTGGACTCCCAGGGTACGCAGGACAAGTTGGAGCACCAGGTCCCAAAG GTTTCCGGGGCCTGGATGGGTTTCCTGGACCACCTGGCCCCGTTGGATCTTGCTCTCCAGGAGCACTTGGACCTGTGGGACAGCAGGGGCCGATAGGAGTCATTGGCTTCTCGG GAGGCCGGGGTTTCAAGGGTGAGAAAGGTGGTCCTGGGCTTCCAGGCATGGGCGCTATTGGGCCGCAGGGACCGTTTGGCGTCCCCGGATTTGATGGAACTCCAGGTCCACAGGGAAGCACCGGTATGAAAGGGCAGACTGGGAGTCCTGGTCAGCCAGGAAGGCCAG GTGTTACGGGAGACTTTGGTCCCCCTGGACCCCGTGGTAGTCCAGGGAACCTTGGGAGACCAGGAGAGCCTGGGATTCCTGGGCCAAAAG GTGAGGAGGGTGTCAATGGTACTGCCGGCTTCCAGGGGCCACACGGGCCTCAGGGGGCTCGAGGGGAGACTGGACCAAAAGGAATGCAGACCACTGTGCAGATGTTCGGGGATCCTGGAGATCTGGGAGAGCCtg GACCTCTAGGTCTGACTGGTGCTAAAGGCAGTCAAGGTTCCCTGGGGCCCCCGGGTCTCGATGGCACCAATGGCAAACCAGGAAGAGCTGGACCTCAAG GACCCCGTGGGGAAGCAGGTAGAGATGGAGAGACTGGTCCTCCTGGTTCATGCGGTCTCCTCGGAAACTCCGGGGAACTTGGAAAACCAG GTTGCAAAGGTGAAAAAGGTTCTGCCGGGCCCTGTGGAGAACCCGGTCTCGTTGGAAATGAAGGACCGGGCGGACTGAAAGGTGTAAAAGGGGAACCCAGTTTACCGGGACCTGGTCCCAAAGGATATCCTGGAGAAAAG GGACAGCCAGGTTGTGCAGGTCCCACAGGTCTAAAAGGAGTGCTCGGAGACAGAGGAAACTTTGGTCCTCCAGGAGATCGTGGTCCCTGTGGCCCGAAAGGAAATGCTGGACCACCTGGTTGCAGAG GTCCTCCAGGTTCTCCAGGTGAGAAAGCTTGTGATGGACCTCCAGGGGTCAACGGACCTCCAGGACCTAGTGGCCTGACAG GGAACAAGGGCCCCCCTGGAAATCCGGGTCCATCTGGTCCCAGAGGAAGCCAGGGACAAGATGGCATACCAGGACCTGCTGGAGAGAAGGGAGCCATGGGGG AACCTGGAATCGGAGCCAGGGGAGCAGAGGGGACAAAAGGTCCACCGG GCTGTGTTGGAGAAAAGGGAGCTCCTGGTACTTGCGGTCATCCAGGGCCTTCTGGTCCGGCAGGAAATCCAGGTTGCCCCGGTCCGCCCGGCTTCCCTGGGCCCCCTGGTCTTCATGGTAGGCCGGGACCCTGCACTGAAGGAGAGAAAGGAGGAAAGGGACTGCCAGGAGAACGGGGGCCAAGAG GGCCACCTGGGTGTCGAGGGCCTCCCGGCCCCCCAGGTTCTGGTCTTAAAGGAGAAAAGGGCTCTAAAGGGGAAACAGGCGGCACGGGCAGCCCCGGTTGTCACGGTGAACCTGGCCCGCCAGGCATGCCG GGTCCAGACGGAGCGCAGGGAGCACCTGGACGCAAAGGTTACATGGGGCTTACCGGGGCTACCGGACCTGTCG GCACCAAGGGTGACGACGGTCCGGCTGGCATCAAAGGTTCTCCTGGACCCGCAGGACCGAGGGGGAGACAAG GGCAGAGGGGGAAGGACGTGTCCAGAGAGGTGCTGGTCTCAGCAGGAGACCAAGGCTTGCCTGGAGATCCGGGACCGCCAGGACAACCGGGGATCACAGGAATGCCAGGCGGAACCGGCGCTCCAG GGCCGAAAGGTGGGCGAGGGCTCACCGGGCCGACAGGGGGGGGCGGTTTGACGGGCCAGAAAGGCGACACCGGCGACAGGGGAGAGCCCGGAAAAAAGG GTGTGACGGGCCCGCCGGGACCCGCCGGGGCAAAGGGCCCTCGGGGCCCTCCGGGCTCCTGCGTGGACACTCCGGAGAAAGATGGCTTCCTGTTCAGCCGGCACAGTCAGAGCACCGCCGTACCGGAATGCCCGTCGGGATCTGTCCAGGTGTACAGCGGCTTCTCTCTGCTCTTCATCAACGGGAACAACCGGGCTCACGGGCAGGACTTGG GAGCTCTGGGTAGCTGCCTTCCTCGTTTCACCACCATGCCCTTCCTTTTCTGTAACACGGACAGCACCTGCCGCTACGCTGCACGCAACGACTACTCCTATTGGCTCTCCACTGACCAATCAGGAGTCAGCGCCATGCCCTTCATCTCGGGACCGCTCCTGAAGAATTACATCAGCCG GTGTGCGGTGTGCGAGTCGGCTACCAACGTGATGACTGTCCACAGTCAGACACGTTTGCTTCCCGACTGTCCTTTGGGTTGGGATTCTCTGTGGTCCGGATTCTCCTTCGTCATG GAAACGGGAGTCGGGGCGGAGGGTTCGGGTCAGCCCCTGTCGTCGCCCGGATCGTGTCTGGAGAGCTTTCGTAAGATTCCCTTCATCGAGTGTCACGGCAGAGGGACGTGCAACTTCTACACGGACTCCTACTCGTACTGGCTGGCCGCACTGGACCCGCGTCACATGTTCAG CAAACCCGAGCCTCGAACCGAAGCCGGGGACCTGCCGGAAAATTTGATCAGTCGTTGCAGAGTTTGCTCCAAGCGCCCGTGA